A region from the Drosophila bipectinata strain 14024-0381.07 chromosome 3R, DbipHiC1v2, whole genome shotgun sequence genome encodes:
- the spz gene encoding protein spaetzle isoform X4 produces the protein MNIPLYTSKPSDMMQHMWFRWMRILVLLFALFATVVFINSEIAKRRKAEAALAALMGNPGVGQSGFEEYDQEPNPGSEEFASIEANKDYDTLVRSIFVTNDNQGVQLFNTTTMDNAPLMPINTMLGDQPQNPIPNPNQNQKNQTQAPKPRSSTIYHQYHSLNQQQDQYFKDTTPQPQADQTPPTHRQPSDRHGPRPIYPAHSPAGANNTAALQQCGDVKPESRSFCTQVENYPDLSGLKMTLSSKFSKFFSDAVPTDVSARVGIDADDTIYLCRVTPRTIFPKMGLTTQNNWELIVNTDEFKQAIQIEECEVPDAPCDFTDSFPNGYRSSCKQHYMTRNLISIKDEGPLDPSPESFRIPSCCKCVLKRV, from the exons ATGAATATCCCCCTGTATACATCGAAACCATCGGACATGATGCAGCATATGTGGTTCAGGTGGATGAGGATCCTGGTGTTGCTCTTCGCCCTCTTCGCAACG GTAGTTTTTATCAATAGCGAGATAGCTAAGCGGCGCAAAGCTGAGGCAGCCTTAGCGGCTTTGATGGGGAATCCGGGAGTCGGACAGTCAGGATTCGAAGAATATGACCAGGAGCCCAATCCGGGTAGCGAGGAG TTTGCATCGATCGAAGCCAATAAAGACTATGATACCCTCGTGCGCTCCATCTTCGTAACGAACGATAATCAGGGTGTACAGCTCTTTAAT ACAACGACCATGGACAATGCACCCCTCATGCCCATAAACACCATGCTCGGCGATCAGCCCCAGAATCCGATTCCAAATCCGAACCAGAATCAAAAGAATCAAACCCAAGCCCCGAAACCCAGATCGTCCACCATTTACCATCAGTATCACAGCCTAAATCAACAGCAGGATCAATACTTCAAA GACACCACTCCGCAGCCGCAGGCGGACCAGACTCCGCCCACCCACCGCCAGCCATCGGACA GACATGGCCCACGTCCCATTTACCCGGCCCACTCGCCAGCGGGGGCTAATAACACCGCTGCCCTACAGCAGTGCGGAGATGTGAAGCCGGAGTCAAGGTCCTTCTGCACCCAAGTCGAGAACTATCCGGACCTGTCCGGCCTGAAGATGACGCTCTCGAGCAAGTTCTCCAAGTTCTTCAGCGATGCGGTCCCCACCGATGTGAGTGCCCGGGTGGGTATTGATGCGGATGATACGATCTACTTGTGCCGGGTCACGCCCCGTACTATCTTTCCCAAGATGGGTCTGACAACGCAGAACAACTGGGAGTTAATAGTCAACACTGACGAATTCAAACAAGCCATCCAAATTGAAGAGTGCGA AGTTCCCGATGCACCTTGTGACTTTACGGATAGTTTCCCCAACGGGTACAGGTCATCCTGCAAACAACATTACATGACCCGCAACCTTATCAGCATTAAGGACGAAGGCCCATTGGACCCGTCTCCAGAGTCCTTTAGAATACCCTCCTGCTGCAAATGTGTACTGAAGAGGGTATAG
- the spz gene encoding protein spaetzle isoform X9, translating into MNIPLYTSKPSDMMQHMWFRWMRILVLLFALFATFASIEANKDYDTLVRSIFVTNDNQGVQLFNDTTPQPQADQTPPTHRQPSDTFVFPGSAGHGPRPIYPAHSPAGANNTAALQQCGDVKPESRSFCTQVENYPDLSGLKMTLSSKFSKFFSDAVPTDVSARVGIDADDTIYLCRVTPRTIFPKMGLTTQNNWELIVNTDEFKQAIQIEECEVPDAPCDFTDSFPNGYRSSCKQHYMTRNLISIKDEGPLDPSPESFRIPSCCKCVLKRV; encoded by the exons ATGAATATCCCCCTGTATACATCGAAACCATCGGACATGATGCAGCATATGTGGTTCAGGTGGATGAGGATCCTGGTGTTGCTCTTCGCCCTCTTCGCAACG TTTGCATCGATCGAAGCCAATAAAGACTATGATACCCTCGTGCGCTCCATCTTCGTAACGAACGATAATCAGGGTGTACAGCTCTTTAAT GACACCACTCCGCAGCCGCAGGCGGACCAGACTCCGCCCACCCACCGCCAGCCATCGGACA CCTTTGTCTTCCCCGGTTCCGCAGGACATGGCCCACGTCCCATTTACCCGGCCCACTCGCCAGCGGGGGCTAATAACACCGCTGCCCTACAGCAGTGCGGAGATGTGAAGCCGGAGTCAAGGTCCTTCTGCACCCAAGTCGAGAACTATCCGGACCTGTCCGGCCTGAAGATGACGCTCTCGAGCAAGTTCTCCAAGTTCTTCAGCGATGCGGTCCCCACCGATGTGAGTGCCCGGGTGGGTATTGATGCGGATGATACGATCTACTTGTGCCGGGTCACGCCCCGTACTATCTTTCCCAAGATGGGTCTGACAACGCAGAACAACTGGGAGTTAATAGTCAACACTGACGAATTCAAACAAGCCATCCAAATTGAAGAGTGCGA AGTTCCCGATGCACCTTGTGACTTTACGGATAGTTTCCCCAACGGGTACAGGTCATCCTGCAAACAACATTACATGACCCGCAACCTTATCAGCATTAAGGACGAAGGCCCATTGGACCCGTCTCCAGAGTCCTTTAGAATACCCTCCTGCTGCAAATGTGTACTGAAGAGGGTATAG
- the spz gene encoding protein spaetzle isoform X3 — MNIPLYTSKPSDMMQHMWFRWMRILVLLFALFATVVFINSEIAKRRKAEAALAALMGNPGVGQSGFEEYDQEPNPGSEEFASIEANKDYDTLVRSIFVTNDNQGVQLFNTTTMDNAPLMPINTMLGDQPQNPIPNPNQNQKNQTQAPKPRSSTIYHQYHSLNQQQDQYFKDTTPQPQADQTPPTHRQPSDTFVFPGSAGHGPRPIYPAHSPAGANNTAALQQCGDVKPESRSFCTQVENYPDLSGLKMTLSSKFSKFFSDAVPTDVSARVGIDADDTIYLCRVTPRTIFPKMGLTTQNNWELIVNTDEFKQAIQIEECEVPDAPCDFTDSFPNGYRSSCKQHYMTRNLISIKDEGPLDPSPESFRIPSCCKCVLKRV; from the exons ATGAATATCCCCCTGTATACATCGAAACCATCGGACATGATGCAGCATATGTGGTTCAGGTGGATGAGGATCCTGGTGTTGCTCTTCGCCCTCTTCGCAACG GTAGTTTTTATCAATAGCGAGATAGCTAAGCGGCGCAAAGCTGAGGCAGCCTTAGCGGCTTTGATGGGGAATCCGGGAGTCGGACAGTCAGGATTCGAAGAATATGACCAGGAGCCCAATCCGGGTAGCGAGGAG TTTGCATCGATCGAAGCCAATAAAGACTATGATACCCTCGTGCGCTCCATCTTCGTAACGAACGATAATCAGGGTGTACAGCTCTTTAAT ACAACGACCATGGACAATGCACCCCTCATGCCCATAAACACCATGCTCGGCGATCAGCCCCAGAATCCGATTCCAAATCCGAACCAGAATCAAAAGAATCAAACCCAAGCCCCGAAACCCAGATCGTCCACCATTTACCATCAGTATCACAGCCTAAATCAACAGCAGGATCAATACTTCAAA GACACCACTCCGCAGCCGCAGGCGGACCAGACTCCGCCCACCCACCGCCAGCCATCGGACA CCTTTGTCTTCCCCGGTTCCGCAGGACATGGCCCACGTCCCATTTACCCGGCCCACTCGCCAGCGGGGGCTAATAACACCGCTGCCCTACAGCAGTGCGGAGATGTGAAGCCGGAGTCAAGGTCCTTCTGCACCCAAGTCGAGAACTATCCGGACCTGTCCGGCCTGAAGATGACGCTCTCGAGCAAGTTCTCCAAGTTCTTCAGCGATGCGGTCCCCACCGATGTGAGTGCCCGGGTGGGTATTGATGCGGATGATACGATCTACTTGTGCCGGGTCACGCCCCGTACTATCTTTCCCAAGATGGGTCTGACAACGCAGAACAACTGGGAGTTAATAGTCAACACTGACGAATTCAAACAAGCCATCCAAATTGAAGAGTGCGA AGTTCCCGATGCACCTTGTGACTTTACGGATAGTTTCCCCAACGGGTACAGGTCATCCTGCAAACAACATTACATGACCCGCAACCTTATCAGCATTAAGGACGAAGGCCCATTGGACCCGTCTCCAGAGTCCTTTAGAATACCCTCCTGCTGCAAATGTGTACTGAAGAGGGTATAG
- the spz gene encoding protein spaetzle isoform X11 has translation MNIPLYTSKPSDMMQHMWFRWMRILVLLFALFATDTTPQPQADQTPPTHRQPSDRHGPRPIYPAHSPAGANNTAALQQCGDVKPESRSFCTQVENYPDLSGLKMTLSSKFSKFFSDAVPTDVSARVGIDADDTIYLCRVTPRTIFPKMGLTTQNNWELIVNTDEFKQAIQIEECEVPDAPCDFTDSFPNGYRSSCKQHYMTRNLISIKDEGPLDPSPESFRIPSCCKCVLKRV, from the exons ATGAATATCCCCCTGTATACATCGAAACCATCGGACATGATGCAGCATATGTGGTTCAGGTGGATGAGGATCCTGGTGTTGCTCTTCGCCCTCTTCGCAACG GACACCACTCCGCAGCCGCAGGCGGACCAGACTCCGCCCACCCACCGCCAGCCATCGGACA GACATGGCCCACGTCCCATTTACCCGGCCCACTCGCCAGCGGGGGCTAATAACACCGCTGCCCTACAGCAGTGCGGAGATGTGAAGCCGGAGTCAAGGTCCTTCTGCACCCAAGTCGAGAACTATCCGGACCTGTCCGGCCTGAAGATGACGCTCTCGAGCAAGTTCTCCAAGTTCTTCAGCGATGCGGTCCCCACCGATGTGAGTGCCCGGGTGGGTATTGATGCGGATGATACGATCTACTTGTGCCGGGTCACGCCCCGTACTATCTTTCCCAAGATGGGTCTGACAACGCAGAACAACTGGGAGTTAATAGTCAACACTGACGAATTCAAACAAGCCATCCAAATTGAAGAGTGCGA AGTTCCCGATGCACCTTGTGACTTTACGGATAGTTTCCCCAACGGGTACAGGTCATCCTGCAAACAACATTACATGACCCGCAACCTTATCAGCATTAAGGACGAAGGCCCATTGGACCCGTCTCCAGAGTCCTTTAGAATACCCTCCTGCTGCAAATGTGTACTGAAGAGGGTATAG
- the spz gene encoding protein spaetzle isoform X7, with product MNIPLYTSKPSDMMQHMWFRWMRILVLLFALFATVVFINSEIAKRRKAEAALAALMGNPGVGQSGFEEYDQEPNPGSEEFASIEANKDYDTLVRSIFVTNDNQGVQLFNDTTPQPQADQTPPTHRQPSDTFVFPGSAGHGPRPIYPAHSPAGANNTAALQQCGDVKPESRSFCTQVENYPDLSGLKMTLSSKFSKFFSDAVPTDVSARVGIDADDTIYLCRVTPRTIFPKMGLTTQNNWELIVNTDEFKQAIQIEECEVPDAPCDFTDSFPNGYRSSCKQHYMTRNLISIKDEGPLDPSPESFRIPSCCKCVLKRV from the exons ATGAATATCCCCCTGTATACATCGAAACCATCGGACATGATGCAGCATATGTGGTTCAGGTGGATGAGGATCCTGGTGTTGCTCTTCGCCCTCTTCGCAACG GTAGTTTTTATCAATAGCGAGATAGCTAAGCGGCGCAAAGCTGAGGCAGCCTTAGCGGCTTTGATGGGGAATCCGGGAGTCGGACAGTCAGGATTCGAAGAATATGACCAGGAGCCCAATCCGGGTAGCGAGGAG TTTGCATCGATCGAAGCCAATAAAGACTATGATACCCTCGTGCGCTCCATCTTCGTAACGAACGATAATCAGGGTGTACAGCTCTTTAAT GACACCACTCCGCAGCCGCAGGCGGACCAGACTCCGCCCACCCACCGCCAGCCATCGGACA CCTTTGTCTTCCCCGGTTCCGCAGGACATGGCCCACGTCCCATTTACCCGGCCCACTCGCCAGCGGGGGCTAATAACACCGCTGCCCTACAGCAGTGCGGAGATGTGAAGCCGGAGTCAAGGTCCTTCTGCACCCAAGTCGAGAACTATCCGGACCTGTCCGGCCTGAAGATGACGCTCTCGAGCAAGTTCTCCAAGTTCTTCAGCGATGCGGTCCCCACCGATGTGAGTGCCCGGGTGGGTATTGATGCGGATGATACGATCTACTTGTGCCGGGTCACGCCCCGTACTATCTTTCCCAAGATGGGTCTGACAACGCAGAACAACTGGGAGTTAATAGTCAACACTGACGAATTCAAACAAGCCATCCAAATTGAAGAGTGCGA AGTTCCCGATGCACCTTGTGACTTTACGGATAGTTTCCCCAACGGGTACAGGTCATCCTGCAAACAACATTACATGACCCGCAACCTTATCAGCATTAAGGACGAAGGCCCATTGGACCCGTCTCCAGAGTCCTTTAGAATACCCTCCTGCTGCAAATGTGTACTGAAGAGGGTATAG
- the spz gene encoding protein spaetzle isoform X10, with amino-acid sequence MNIPLYTSKPSDMMQHMWFRWMRILVLLFALFATDTTPQPQADQTPPTHRQPSDTFVFPGSAGHGPRPIYPAHSPAGANNTAALQQCGDVKPESRSFCTQVENYPDLSGLKMTLSSKFSKFFSDAVPTDVSARVGIDADDTIYLCRVTPRTIFPKMGLTTQNNWELIVNTDEFKQAIQIEECEVPDAPCDFTDSFPNGYRSSCKQHYMTRNLISIKDEGPLDPSPESFRIPSCCKCVLKRV; translated from the exons ATGAATATCCCCCTGTATACATCGAAACCATCGGACATGATGCAGCATATGTGGTTCAGGTGGATGAGGATCCTGGTGTTGCTCTTCGCCCTCTTCGCAACG GACACCACTCCGCAGCCGCAGGCGGACCAGACTCCGCCCACCCACCGCCAGCCATCGGACA CCTTTGTCTTCCCCGGTTCCGCAGGACATGGCCCACGTCCCATTTACCCGGCCCACTCGCCAGCGGGGGCTAATAACACCGCTGCCCTACAGCAGTGCGGAGATGTGAAGCCGGAGTCAAGGTCCTTCTGCACCCAAGTCGAGAACTATCCGGACCTGTCCGGCCTGAAGATGACGCTCTCGAGCAAGTTCTCCAAGTTCTTCAGCGATGCGGTCCCCACCGATGTGAGTGCCCGGGTGGGTATTGATGCGGATGATACGATCTACTTGTGCCGGGTCACGCCCCGTACTATCTTTCCCAAGATGGGTCTGACAACGCAGAACAACTGGGAGTTAATAGTCAACACTGACGAATTCAAACAAGCCATCCAAATTGAAGAGTGCGA AGTTCCCGATGCACCTTGTGACTTTACGGATAGTTTCCCCAACGGGTACAGGTCATCCTGCAAACAACATTACATGACCCGCAACCTTATCAGCATTAAGGACGAAGGCCCATTGGACCCGTCTCCAGAGTCCTTTAGAATACCCTCCTGCTGCAAATGTGTACTGAAGAGGGTATAG
- the spz gene encoding protein spaetzle isoform X2: protein MNIPLYTSKPSDMMQHMWFRWMRILVLLFALFATVVFINSEIAKRRKAEAALAALMGNPGVGQSGFEEYDQEPNPGSEEFASIEANKDYDTLVRSIFVTNDNQGVQLFNTTTMDNAPLMPINTMLGDQPQNPIPNPNQNQKNQTQAPKPRSSTIYHQYHSLNQQQDQYFKVQRSPDGKLNLVFNDTFVSLQDTTPQPQADQTPPTHRQPSDRHGPRPIYPAHSPAGANNTAALQQCGDVKPESRSFCTQVENYPDLSGLKMTLSSKFSKFFSDAVPTDVSARVGIDADDTIYLCRVTPRTIFPKMGLTTQNNWELIVNTDEFKQAIQIEECEVPDAPCDFTDSFPNGYRSSCKQHYMTRNLISIKDEGPLDPSPESFRIPSCCKCVLKRV, encoded by the exons ATGAATATCCCCCTGTATACATCGAAACCATCGGACATGATGCAGCATATGTGGTTCAGGTGGATGAGGATCCTGGTGTTGCTCTTCGCCCTCTTCGCAACG GTAGTTTTTATCAATAGCGAGATAGCTAAGCGGCGCAAAGCTGAGGCAGCCTTAGCGGCTTTGATGGGGAATCCGGGAGTCGGACAGTCAGGATTCGAAGAATATGACCAGGAGCCCAATCCGGGTAGCGAGGAG TTTGCATCGATCGAAGCCAATAAAGACTATGATACCCTCGTGCGCTCCATCTTCGTAACGAACGATAATCAGGGTGTACAGCTCTTTAAT ACAACGACCATGGACAATGCACCCCTCATGCCCATAAACACCATGCTCGGCGATCAGCCCCAGAATCCGATTCCAAATCCGAACCAGAATCAAAAGAATCAAACCCAAGCCCCGAAACCCAGATCGTCCACCATTTACCATCAGTATCACAGCCTAAATCAACAGCAGGATCAATACTTCAAAGTGCAGCGTTCTCCGGACGGGAAGCTGAATCTGGTCTTTAACGATACGTTCGTCTCTTTGCAGGACACCACTCCGCAGCCGCAGGCGGACCAGACTCCGCCCACCCACCGCCAGCCATCGGACA GACATGGCCCACGTCCCATTTACCCGGCCCACTCGCCAGCGGGGGCTAATAACACCGCTGCCCTACAGCAGTGCGGAGATGTGAAGCCGGAGTCAAGGTCCTTCTGCACCCAAGTCGAGAACTATCCGGACCTGTCCGGCCTGAAGATGACGCTCTCGAGCAAGTTCTCCAAGTTCTTCAGCGATGCGGTCCCCACCGATGTGAGTGCCCGGGTGGGTATTGATGCGGATGATACGATCTACTTGTGCCGGGTCACGCCCCGTACTATCTTTCCCAAGATGGGTCTGACAACGCAGAACAACTGGGAGTTAATAGTCAACACTGACGAATTCAAACAAGCCATCCAAATTGAAGAGTGCGA AGTTCCCGATGCACCTTGTGACTTTACGGATAGTTTCCCCAACGGGTACAGGTCATCCTGCAAACAACATTACATGACCCGCAACCTTATCAGCATTAAGGACGAAGGCCCATTGGACCCGTCTCCAGAGTCCTTTAGAATACCCTCCTGCTGCAAATGTGTACTGAAGAGGGTATAG
- the spz gene encoding protein spaetzle isoform X8 has product MNIPLYTSKPSDMMQHMWFRWMRILVLLFALFATVVFINSEIAKRRKAEAALAALMGNPGVGQSGFEEYDQEPNPGSEEFASIEANKDYDTLVRSIFVTNDNQGVQLFNDTTPQPQADQTPPTHRQPSDRHGPRPIYPAHSPAGANNTAALQQCGDVKPESRSFCTQVENYPDLSGLKMTLSSKFSKFFSDAVPTDVSARVGIDADDTIYLCRVTPRTIFPKMGLTTQNNWELIVNTDEFKQAIQIEECEVPDAPCDFTDSFPNGYRSSCKQHYMTRNLISIKDEGPLDPSPESFRIPSCCKCVLKRV; this is encoded by the exons ATGAATATCCCCCTGTATACATCGAAACCATCGGACATGATGCAGCATATGTGGTTCAGGTGGATGAGGATCCTGGTGTTGCTCTTCGCCCTCTTCGCAACG GTAGTTTTTATCAATAGCGAGATAGCTAAGCGGCGCAAAGCTGAGGCAGCCTTAGCGGCTTTGATGGGGAATCCGGGAGTCGGACAGTCAGGATTCGAAGAATATGACCAGGAGCCCAATCCGGGTAGCGAGGAG TTTGCATCGATCGAAGCCAATAAAGACTATGATACCCTCGTGCGCTCCATCTTCGTAACGAACGATAATCAGGGTGTACAGCTCTTTAAT GACACCACTCCGCAGCCGCAGGCGGACCAGACTCCGCCCACCCACCGCCAGCCATCGGACA GACATGGCCCACGTCCCATTTACCCGGCCCACTCGCCAGCGGGGGCTAATAACACCGCTGCCCTACAGCAGTGCGGAGATGTGAAGCCGGAGTCAAGGTCCTTCTGCACCCAAGTCGAGAACTATCCGGACCTGTCCGGCCTGAAGATGACGCTCTCGAGCAAGTTCTCCAAGTTCTTCAGCGATGCGGTCCCCACCGATGTGAGTGCCCGGGTGGGTATTGATGCGGATGATACGATCTACTTGTGCCGGGTCACGCCCCGTACTATCTTTCCCAAGATGGGTCTGACAACGCAGAACAACTGGGAGTTAATAGTCAACACTGACGAATTCAAACAAGCCATCCAAATTGAAGAGTGCGA AGTTCCCGATGCACCTTGTGACTTTACGGATAGTTTCCCCAACGGGTACAGGTCATCCTGCAAACAACATTACATGACCCGCAACCTTATCAGCATTAAGGACGAAGGCCCATTGGACCCGTCTCCAGAGTCCTTTAGAATACCCTCCTGCTGCAAATGTGTACTGAAGAGGGTATAG
- the spz gene encoding protein spaetzle isoform X1, with the protein MNIPLYTSKPSDMMQHMWFRWMRILVLLFALFATVVFINSEIAKRRKAEAALAALMGNPGVGQSGFEEYDQEPNPGSEEFASIEANKDYDTLVRSIFVTNDNQGVQLFNTTTMDNAPLMPINTMLGDQPQNPIPNPNQNQKNQTQAPKPRSSTIYHQYHSLNQQQDQYFKVQRSPDGKLNLVFNDTFVSLQDTTPQPQADQTPPTHRQPSDTFVFPGSAGHGPRPIYPAHSPAGANNTAALQQCGDVKPESRSFCTQVENYPDLSGLKMTLSSKFSKFFSDAVPTDVSARVGIDADDTIYLCRVTPRTIFPKMGLTTQNNWELIVNTDEFKQAIQIEECEVPDAPCDFTDSFPNGYRSSCKQHYMTRNLISIKDEGPLDPSPESFRIPSCCKCVLKRV; encoded by the exons ATGAATATCCCCCTGTATACATCGAAACCATCGGACATGATGCAGCATATGTGGTTCAGGTGGATGAGGATCCTGGTGTTGCTCTTCGCCCTCTTCGCAACG GTAGTTTTTATCAATAGCGAGATAGCTAAGCGGCGCAAAGCTGAGGCAGCCTTAGCGGCTTTGATGGGGAATCCGGGAGTCGGACAGTCAGGATTCGAAGAATATGACCAGGAGCCCAATCCGGGTAGCGAGGAG TTTGCATCGATCGAAGCCAATAAAGACTATGATACCCTCGTGCGCTCCATCTTCGTAACGAACGATAATCAGGGTGTACAGCTCTTTAAT ACAACGACCATGGACAATGCACCCCTCATGCCCATAAACACCATGCTCGGCGATCAGCCCCAGAATCCGATTCCAAATCCGAACCAGAATCAAAAGAATCAAACCCAAGCCCCGAAACCCAGATCGTCCACCATTTACCATCAGTATCACAGCCTAAATCAACAGCAGGATCAATACTTCAAAGTGCAGCGTTCTCCGGACGGGAAGCTGAATCTGGTCTTTAACGATACGTTCGTCTCTTTGCAGGACACCACTCCGCAGCCGCAGGCGGACCAGACTCCGCCCACCCACCGCCAGCCATCGGACA CCTTTGTCTTCCCCGGTTCCGCAGGACATGGCCCACGTCCCATTTACCCGGCCCACTCGCCAGCGGGGGCTAATAACACCGCTGCCCTACAGCAGTGCGGAGATGTGAAGCCGGAGTCAAGGTCCTTCTGCACCCAAGTCGAGAACTATCCGGACCTGTCCGGCCTGAAGATGACGCTCTCGAGCAAGTTCTCCAAGTTCTTCAGCGATGCGGTCCCCACCGATGTGAGTGCCCGGGTGGGTATTGATGCGGATGATACGATCTACTTGTGCCGGGTCACGCCCCGTACTATCTTTCCCAAGATGGGTCTGACAACGCAGAACAACTGGGAGTTAATAGTCAACACTGACGAATTCAAACAAGCCATCCAAATTGAAGAGTGCGA AGTTCCCGATGCACCTTGTGACTTTACGGATAGTTTCCCCAACGGGTACAGGTCATCCTGCAAACAACATTACATGACCCGCAACCTTATCAGCATTAAGGACGAAGGCCCATTGGACCCGTCTCCAGAGTCCTTTAGAATACCCTCCTGCTGCAAATGTGTACTGAAGAGGGTATAG
- the spz gene encoding protein spaetzle isoform X5 — MNIPLYTSKPSDMMQHMWFRWMRILVLLFALFATFASIEANKDYDTLVRSIFVTNDNQGVQLFNTTTMDNAPLMPINTMLGDQPQNPIPNPNQNQKNQTQAPKPRSSTIYHQYHSLNQQQDQYFKVQRSPDGKLNLVFNDTFVSLQDTTPQPQADQTPPTHRQPSDTFVFPGSAGHGPRPIYPAHSPAGANNTAALQQCGDVKPESRSFCTQVENYPDLSGLKMTLSSKFSKFFSDAVPTDVSARVGIDADDTIYLCRVTPRTIFPKMGLTTQNNWELIVNTDEFKQAIQIEECEVPDAPCDFTDSFPNGYRSSCKQHYMTRNLISIKDEGPLDPSPESFRIPSCCKCVLKRV, encoded by the exons ATGAATATCCCCCTGTATACATCGAAACCATCGGACATGATGCAGCATATGTGGTTCAGGTGGATGAGGATCCTGGTGTTGCTCTTCGCCCTCTTCGCAACG TTTGCATCGATCGAAGCCAATAAAGACTATGATACCCTCGTGCGCTCCATCTTCGTAACGAACGATAATCAGGGTGTACAGCTCTTTAAT ACAACGACCATGGACAATGCACCCCTCATGCCCATAAACACCATGCTCGGCGATCAGCCCCAGAATCCGATTCCAAATCCGAACCAGAATCAAAAGAATCAAACCCAAGCCCCGAAACCCAGATCGTCCACCATTTACCATCAGTATCACAGCCTAAATCAACAGCAGGATCAATACTTCAAAGTGCAGCGTTCTCCGGACGGGAAGCTGAATCTGGTCTTTAACGATACGTTCGTCTCTTTGCAGGACACCACTCCGCAGCCGCAGGCGGACCAGACTCCGCCCACCCACCGCCAGCCATCGGACA CCTTTGTCTTCCCCGGTTCCGCAGGACATGGCCCACGTCCCATTTACCCGGCCCACTCGCCAGCGGGGGCTAATAACACCGCTGCCCTACAGCAGTGCGGAGATGTGAAGCCGGAGTCAAGGTCCTTCTGCACCCAAGTCGAGAACTATCCGGACCTGTCCGGCCTGAAGATGACGCTCTCGAGCAAGTTCTCCAAGTTCTTCAGCGATGCGGTCCCCACCGATGTGAGTGCCCGGGTGGGTATTGATGCGGATGATACGATCTACTTGTGCCGGGTCACGCCCCGTACTATCTTTCCCAAGATGGGTCTGACAACGCAGAACAACTGGGAGTTAATAGTCAACACTGACGAATTCAAACAAGCCATCCAAATTGAAGAGTGCGA AGTTCCCGATGCACCTTGTGACTTTACGGATAGTTTCCCCAACGGGTACAGGTCATCCTGCAAACAACATTACATGACCCGCAACCTTATCAGCATTAAGGACGAAGGCCCATTGGACCCGTCTCCAGAGTCCTTTAGAATACCCTCCTGCTGCAAATGTGTACTGAAGAGGGTATAG